A genomic segment from Triticum dicoccoides isolate Atlit2015 ecotype Zavitan chromosome 1A, WEW_v2.0, whole genome shotgun sequence encodes:
- the LOC119281609 gene encoding coronatine-insensitive protein homolog 1b-like: MGGEAPEPRRLSRALSLDGSGVPEEALHLVLGYVDDPRDREAASLACRRWHHIDALTRKHVTVPFCYAVSPARLLARFPRLESLGVKGKPRAAMYGLIPDDWGAYACPWVAQLAAPLECLKALHLRRMVVTDDDLAALVRARGHMLQELKLDKCSGFSTDALRLVARSCRSLRTLFLEECTITDNGTEWLHDLAANNPVLVTLNFYLTYLRVEPADLELLAKNCKSLISLKISDCDLSDLIGFFQIATSLQEFAGAEISEQKYGNVKLPSKLCSFGLTFMGTNEMHIIFPFSAVLKKLDLLYSFLTTEDHCQLIAKCPNLLVLAVRNVIGDRGLGVVGDTCKKLQRLRVERGEDDPGMQEEEGGVSQVGLTAIAVGCRELENIAAYVSDITNGALESIGTFCKNLHDFRLVLLDRQETITELPLDSGARALLSGCTKLRRFALYLRPGGLSDVGLGYIGQHSGTIQYMLLGNVGQTDGGLISFAAGCRNLRKLELRSCCFSERALALAIRQMPSLRYVWVQGYRASQTGRDLMLMARPFWNIEFTPPSTETAGGVMEDGEPCVDRQAQVLAYYSLSGKRSDYPQSVVPLYPA, from the exons ATGGGCGGGGAGGCTCCGGAGCCGCGGCGGCTCAGCCGCGCGCTCAGCCTGGACGGCAGCGGCGTCCCGGAGGAGGCGCTGCACCTGGTGCTCGGCTACGTGGACGACCCGCGCGACCGCGAGGCGGCCTCGCTGGCCTGCCGCCGCTGGCACCACATCGACGCGCTCACGCGGAAGCACGTCACCGTGCCCTTCTGCTACGCCGTGTCCCCGGCGCGCCTGCTCGCGCGCTTCCCGCGCCTCGAGTCGCTCGGGGTCAAGGGCAAGCCCCGCGCCGCCATGTACGGCCTCATCCCCGACGACTGGGGCGCCTACGCCTGCCCCTGGGTCGCCCAGCTCGCCGCCCCGCTCGAGTGCCTCAAGGCGCTCCACCTGCGCCGCATGGTCGTCACCGACGACGACCTCGCCGCCCTCGTCCGCGCCCGCGGCCACATGCTGCAGGAGCTCAAGCTCGACAAGTGCTCCGGCTTCTCCACCGACGCCCTCCGCCTCGTCGCCCGCTCCTGCAG ATCACTGAGAACTTTGTTTCTGGAAGAATGTACAATTACTGATAATGGCACTGAATGGCTCCATGACCTTGCTGCCAACAATCCTGTTCTGGTGACCTTGAACTTCTACTTGACTTACCTCAGAGTGGAGCCAGCTGACCTCGAGCTTCTCGCCAAGAATTGCAAGTCACTAATTTCGTTGAAGATTAGCGACTGCGACCTTTCAGATTTGATTGGATTTTTCCAAATAGCTACATCTTTGCAAGAATTTGCTGGAGCGGAAATCAGTGAGCAAAAGTATGGAAATGTTAAGCTTCCTTCGAAGCTTTGCTCCTTCGGACTTACCTTCATGGGGACAAATGAGATGCACATAATCTTTCCTTTTTCTGCTGTACTCAAGAAGCTGGATTTGCTGTACAGTTTCCTCACCACTGAAGATCATTGCCAGCTCATTGCAAAATGTCCAAACCTACTCGTTCTTGCG GTGAGGAATGTGATTGGAGATAGAGGATTGGGGGTTGTCGGAGACACATGCAAGAAGCTACAAAGGCTCAGAGTTGAGCGAGGGGAAGATGATCCTGGCATGCAAGAAGAGGAAGGCGGAGTTTCCCAAGTAGGCCTAACAGCGATAGCCGTAGGCTGCCGTGAACTGGAAAACATAGCTGCCTATGTGTCTGATATCACAAATGGAGCCCTGGAGTCCATCGGAACGTTCTGCAAAAACCTCCATGACTTTCGCCTTGTCCTGCTTGACAGACAAGAGACGATAACAGAATTGCCGCTGGACAGCGGTGCACGCGCGCTGCTGAGCGGCTGCACCAAGCTTCGGAGGTTCGCTCTGTACCTGAGACCAGGGGGGCTTTCAGATGTAGGCCTCGGCTACATCGGGCAGCACAGCGGCACCATCCAGTACATGCTTCTGGGTAACGTCGGGCAGACGGATGGTGGACTGATCAGTTTCGCAGCCGGGTGCCGGAACCTGCGGAAGCTTGAACTGAGGAGCTGCTGCTTCAGCGAGCGGGCTCTGGCCCTCGCCATACGGCAAATGCCTTCCCTGAGGTACGTGTGGGTGCAGGGCTACAGGGCCTCTCAGACCGGCCGCGACCTCATGCTCATGGCGCGGCCCTTCTGGAACATCGAGTTCACGCCTCCCAGCACGGAGACCGCCGGCGGGGTGATGGAAGACGGGGAGCCCTGCGTTGACAGGCAAGCTCAGGTGCTGGCGTACTACTCCCTCTCTGGGAAGAGGTCCGACTACCCGCAGTCTGTTGTGCCTCTGTATCCTGCGTGA